A region of Curvibacter sp. AEP1-3 DNA encodes the following proteins:
- the lptM gene encoding LPS translocon maturation chaperone LptM produces the protein MLNRTRILVRGLIPLICVLTLGACGQTGPLFLPKVPPKVSPASSTTPLPATKASDTTPAP, from the coding sequence ATGTTGAATCGAACGCGAATTCTAGTCAGAGGCTTGATCCCGCTGATTTGTGTGCTTACTTTGGGGGCATGCGGCCAAACAGGCCCGCTTTTTCTACCCAAAGTTCCACCCAAAGTGTCGCCGGCCAGCAGCACAACGCCCCTTCCAGCCACCAAAGCTTCAGACACCACACCTGCACCATGA
- the lysA gene encoding diaminopimelate decarboxylase, with protein MSATLLPGQPHVHYENSQLHVEGCSLDALASTHGTPLFVYSKASMLDALAAYQRGFAGRNARICYAMKANSSLAILQLFAKAGCGFDIVSEGELARVLAAGADAGKVIFSGVGKTRAEMARALEVGIGCFNVESEAEIDVLNEVALGMGMQAPISIRVNPNVDPKTHPYISTGLKGNKFGIAHERTLMTYQRAAALPGLKVVGIDCHIGSQITEETPYLDAMDRMLDLVESIEAAGIAIHHIDFGGGLGINYNGDTPPAADALWHKLLAKLDTRGFGQRQLMIEPGRSLVGNAGVCVTEVLYMKPGEQKNFCIVDAAMNDLPRPAMYQAFHTIVPVKQAASQSSGAEVFDVVGPVCESGDWIGHDRTLQVQSGDKLAVLSAGAYCMSMSSNYNSRPKAAEVLVDGAQSHLIRQRDSFADQIRGEKLL; from the coding sequence ATGAGCGCCACTCTTCTACCCGGCCAGCCCCACGTCCATTATGAGAACAGTCAGCTCCACGTGGAGGGCTGCTCGCTGGATGCGTTGGCCAGCACCCATGGTACGCCGCTGTTTGTTTATTCCAAGGCCTCCATGCTGGACGCGCTCGCGGCCTACCAGCGCGGCTTTGCAGGGCGCAATGCCCGCATTTGCTATGCGATGAAGGCCAACTCTTCCTTGGCCATTCTGCAATTGTTCGCCAAAGCCGGATGCGGCTTCGACATCGTGTCTGAAGGCGAATTAGCGCGAGTCCTGGCCGCCGGTGCCGATGCTGGCAAGGTCATTTTTTCTGGCGTCGGAAAAACACGTGCTGAAATGGCCCGCGCCCTGGAAGTTGGCATCGGCTGCTTCAACGTGGAAAGCGAAGCCGAGATCGATGTCTTGAACGAGGTCGCGCTCGGCATGGGCATGCAGGCCCCTATCAGCATCCGCGTCAACCCCAACGTCGACCCCAAGACGCACCCCTACATCTCCACCGGCCTCAAAGGCAACAAGTTCGGCATCGCGCACGAACGCACGCTGATGACCTACCAGCGCGCTGCCGCGCTGCCCGGCCTGAAGGTCGTGGGTATCGACTGCCACATCGGCTCCCAGATCACGGAGGAAACGCCCTACCTCGATGCCATGGACCGCATGCTGGATCTGGTGGAGTCGATTGAAGCCGCAGGCATCGCCATTCACCATATCGACTTCGGCGGCGGCTTGGGTATCAACTACAACGGAGACACGCCTCCGGCTGCCGACGCCCTGTGGCACAAGCTGCTCGCCAAGCTCGACACACGTGGCTTCGGCCAGCGGCAGCTCATGATTGAGCCCGGACGCTCCCTGGTGGGTAACGCAGGCGTCTGTGTGACTGAGGTTCTGTACATGAAGCCCGGAGAACAGAAGAATTTCTGTATCGTGGACGCGGCCATGAACGACCTGCCCCGCCCGGCCATGTACCAGGCCTTCCACACCATCGTGCCTGTTAAGCAGGCGGCCTCTCAATCATCGGGCGCTGAAGTGTTTGACGTAGTGGGCCCGGTGTGCGAGAGCGGGGACTGGATCGGTCACGACCGCACACTGCAAGTGCAGTCAGGCGACAAGCTCGCAGTTCTGTCGGCAGGCGCTTACTGCATGAGCATGTCAAGCAACTACAACTCCCGCCCTAAAGCTGCCGAGGTGTTGGTGGACGGTGCACAGAGCCATTTGATCCGTCAGCGCGACAGCTTTGCCGACCAGATCCGCGGCGAAAAGCTGCTCTAA
- the cyaY gene encoding iron donor protein CyaY: MTDPEFMSLAESLLRALELSCDRINDESDADVDNQRVGSMVTLTFANRTQIIVNLQKPLHEVWMAAKSGGYHYKWSGTEWQDTKGQGEFFAALSANASQQAGMDLVFTAG, encoded by the coding sequence ATGACCGACCCAGAATTCATGAGTCTTGCCGAGTCTTTGTTGCGTGCTTTGGAGTTGTCATGCGATCGCATCAACGACGAATCGGATGCTGATGTGGACAACCAGCGGGTTGGCAGCATGGTGACACTGACTTTTGCTAATCGCACCCAGATCATCGTGAATTTGCAGAAACCCTTGCATGAGGTCTGGATGGCAGCCAAGTCTGGTGGCTACCATTACAAATGGTCTGGCACCGAATGGCAGGACACCAAAGGGCAGGGCGAATTTTTCGCGGCCTTGAGTGCCAATGCCAGCCAGCAAGCCGGCATGGACTTGGTGTTTACAGCGGGCTAG
- a CDS encoding sulfite oxidase heme-binding subunit YedZ yields MNTWLLHRGAKPCLLLAICAPLAYLVWAAVAEQLGANPAEALIRSTGDWTLRLLCLTLLITPLRVVTGWSGLARFRRMVGVSTFCYGLLHLAAYSWLDMGLELADIVVDIVKRPFILVGFAGMVLLTALAATSFNRAIKAMGAKRWQTLHRSVYAIAVFAILHFFWMRAGKNNFAEVAVYAAILSALLGWRARNFWIKRTAGAR; encoded by the coding sequence ATGAACACGTGGTTGCTACACCGCGGTGCCAAACCGTGCCTGCTTTTGGCGATTTGCGCTCCCTTGGCCTATCTGGTGTGGGCTGCGGTGGCCGAACAGTTGGGTGCAAATCCGGCTGAAGCCCTGATCCGGTCCACAGGAGATTGGACCTTGCGTTTGCTCTGCCTGACGCTGTTGATCACCCCACTACGGGTCGTCACTGGCTGGTCCGGATTAGCCCGCTTTCGCCGCATGGTGGGCGTTTCGACTTTTTGCTACGGCCTTCTTCACTTGGCTGCTTACAGCTGGTTGGACATGGGGCTGGAGCTTGCTGACATCGTTGTCGACATCGTAAAGCGGCCGTTTATTCTGGTCGGCTTTGCAGGGATGGTGTTGCTCACTGCGTTGGCTGCCACGTCCTTCAACCGGGCGATCAAAGCGATGGGGGCAAAGCGGTGGCAGACTTTGCACCGAAGTGTGTACGCGATTGCTGTATTCGCCATCCTCCACTTCTTCTGGATGCGCGCCGGCAAAAACAATTTCGCAGAGGTGGCGGTATATGCCGCCATTCTGAGTGCTTTGCTCGGGTGGCGTGCCCGGAATTTTTGGATAAAAAGGACTGCTGGCGCCCGTTGA